A single genomic interval of Candidatus Jordarchaeales archaeon harbors:
- a CDS encoding FAD-dependent oxidoreductase codes for MGEGEQVYDLVILGAGPAGLTAGIYASRLGLKTVILESGIPGGRAGEAPFIENFPGFPDGIAGLELVERMVKQCSKFGAEIRTFEEAIDLELKTPLKKVTTRKGSYSSLSVIIATGTQRRKLRIPGESEFLGRGVSYCPVCDGAFFKGLRVVVVGSSDEAAVDALFLSDLASEVVLVTHGAPLEAAEDLLRKIREKGVKVVEARATEITGRDVVEHVKVAYKDGREDAIPIDGVFISLGGVPTSELVRKAGVEVDEKGCIKVDRMQRTNVEGVFAAGDCTCGGMQVVTAAGEGAMAAISASRYVKKVKRSS; via the coding sequence ATGGGTGAAGGGGAACAAGTATACGATTTAGTCATACTGGGTGCTGGTCCAGCAGGATTAACAGCTGGGATATACGCTTCTAGGCTCGGCTTGAAAACCGTTATCCTGGAGAGCGGGATTCCGGGTGGGAGGGCAGGGGAAGCCCCATTCATAGAGAACTTTCCAGGTTTCCCCGACGGCATAGCTGGCCTTGAGCTCGTAGAGAGAATGGTTAAGCAATGCTCTAAGTTCGGCGCAGAGATACGGACATTCGAGGAGGCAATCGACTTAGAGCTGAAGACGCCGCTCAAAAAAGTAACAACAAGGAAGGGCAGCTATTCGTCTCTAAGCGTTATAATCGCTACCGGAACACAGAGGCGTAAGCTAAGAATACCTGGGGAATCGGAGTTCTTGGGGAGAGGTGTAAGCTACTGTCCCGTGTGCGATGGAGCATTTTTCAAGGGGCTGAGAGTTGTAGTCGTAGGCTCCAGTGACGAAGCAGCAGTTGACGCCCTCTTCCTGTCAGACCTGGCAAGCGAAGTAGTTTTAGTCACGCATGGCGCGCCCCTCGAAGCCGCCGAGGACCTACTGCGGAAAATCAGAGAGAAAGGCGTAAAAGTGGTCGAAGCCCGAGCCACCGAAATAACCGGGAGAGACGTGGTGGAACACGTTAAAGTGGCGTACAAGGACGGCAGAGAGGACGCCATACCCATCGACGGAGTTTTCATATCGCTCGGAGGTGTTCCGACGAGCGAGCTAGTAAGAAAGGCCGGCGTGGAGGTCGACGAAAAAGGCTGTATAAAAGTAGACCGAATGCAGAGGACAAACGTTGAAGGTGTCTTCGCGGCCGGCGACTGCACATGCGGCGGAATGCAGGTTGTAACAGCGGCGGGAGAAGGAGCCATGGCTGCCATAAGCGCGTCAAGGTACGTCAAAAAAGTGAAGAGAAGCAGCTAG
- the fdhD gene encoding formate dehydrogenase accessory sulfurtransferase FdhD has translation MLQPSVKVKVRRVDLLKGEVEVVEDCVSVETVVMLYVNGERAATFLSLPSQLEELCIGWLLTQSIIDSVNDIESVQVENGKVKVYCSKDVEARLKALDSMAAPARGFETPLNVYFANGLAKPFVRSKYKVKVEDILSFVRVLDEKAQLFKLTGGTHSAALFSDGELVAFAEDIGRHNAVDKVVGLAAMRRVDFSRSVLVSTGRQPANMVLKAARVGIPIVASISAPLYSGVVAAEETGVTLVCFVRGARMNVYTHPERVAGIPIR, from the coding sequence ATGCTTCAACCTAGTGTGAAGGTCAAGGTTAGGAGAGTTGACCTGCTTAAAGGAGAAGTGGAAGTCGTCGAGGACTGTGTGTCTGTGGAGACTGTCGTAATGCTCTACGTTAACGGGGAGCGTGCGGCCACCTTTCTTTCTCTTCCATCGCAGTTGGAGGAGCTTTGCATTGGATGGCTTCTAACACAGTCGATAATAGATTCAGTTAACGATATCGAGAGCGTGCAAGTCGAGAATGGGAAAGTGAAGGTTTATTGTAGCAAAGACGTTGAAGCTCGCCTGAAAGCTTTAGATTCTATGGCTGCCCCGGCACGTGGCTTCGAGACTCCCTTGAACGTCTACTTCGCAAACGGACTTGCTAAGCCCTTCGTTAGATCGAAGTATAAAGTTAAAGTGGAGGACATATTGTCGTTTGTGCGAGTTCTCGACGAGAAAGCACAGCTTTTCAAGCTTACAGGGGGCACCCACTCTGCTGCATTGTTCAGCGACGGGGAGCTGGTAGCTTTCGCCGAGGACATTGGGCGACATAACGCCGTCGACAAGGTGGTAGGTTTAGCGGCGATGAGGAGAGTGGACTTCTCTCGCTCGGTTTTAGTAAGTACGGGTAGGCAGCCAGCTAACATGGTTCTAAAAGCTGCGCGCGTCGGCATTCCAATAGTGGCTTCTATCTCTGCCCCCTTATACTCCGGGGTGGTTGCAGCTGAGGAAACCGGAGTAACATTAGTGTGCTTCGTTCGGGGGGCGCGAATGAACGTCTACACGCATCCCGAAAGAGTGGCGGGGATACCCATTCGTTAG
- a CDS encoding cysteine desulfurase: protein MFDPYEVREDFPILKRTVNGYPLIYFDNAATSQKPRSVIEAMKEFYERSNANIHRAIHTLSQEATELYEKAHEEVARFINAESYEEVVFTKNATEAINLVAYSWGLKLNPEDEVVVTLMEHHSNLVPWESLSKIRKFKVKYADVNSDGTLNYENLEQLMTGKTRLVCVTHVSNVTGVINDVKRISKLAHDHGALVLVDGAQSVPHIPVDVKKLDIDFLAFSGHKMLGPTGIGVLYAKRELLEEGEPFLLGGGMIREVRYDPVEKNLKISWNELPWKFEAGTPNVCGAIGLMEAVRYLKRLGMENVYAHERNLTKYALDKLAEIGGLDVYGPNKNVDRSGIIPFNMAGLSSHDLALLLDQFGIMVRSGLHCAQPLHQRLGLKASVRASFYVYNTREEVDRFVGVLKELSEGLKR, encoded by the coding sequence TTGTTTGACCCATACGAGGTCAGGGAGGATTTCCCCATACTCAAGAGGACAGTGAACGGCTACCCTTTGATATACTTTGACAACGCTGCTACCTCGCAAAAGCCGAGAAGCGTGATAGAGGCAATGAAGGAGTTTTACGAAAGAAGCAATGCCAACATACACAGAGCTATTCACACATTGTCCCAGGAGGCGACCGAGCTCTACGAGAAAGCGCACGAAGAAGTGGCGAGATTCATAAACGCGGAGAGCTACGAGGAAGTGGTCTTTACGAAAAACGCCACCGAAGCGATAAACCTTGTCGCCTACTCTTGGGGGTTAAAGCTGAACCCTGAAGACGAAGTGGTCGTCACGTTAATGGAACACCACAGCAACTTGGTTCCGTGGGAATCTCTTTCAAAAATTAGGAAGTTTAAAGTTAAATACGCGGACGTCAATAGCGATGGCACGCTAAATTACGAGAACTTAGAACAGCTTATGACGGGGAAGACTCGACTGGTTTGCGTGACGCATGTTTCAAACGTTACAGGCGTAATAAACGACGTGAAGAGAATCTCGAAGCTTGCACACGACCATGGCGCGTTGGTCCTCGTGGACGGGGCACAGTCGGTCCCTCACATTCCAGTAGACGTCAAAAAACTTGACATCGACTTCCTAGCCTTTTCAGGCCACAAGATGCTTGGACCGACGGGAATAGGCGTACTTTACGCTAAGCGCGAGCTTCTAGAGGAAGGAGAACCATTCCTCCTCGGAGGCGGCATGATAAGGGAAGTGAGGTACGACCCCGTCGAAAAGAACCTCAAAATATCGTGGAACGAGCTGCCCTGGAAGTTCGAAGCTGGGACGCCTAACGTATGTGGCGCCATAGGCCTCATGGAAGCGGTAAGGTACCTGAAACGGTTGGGCATGGAAAACGTGTACGCGCACGAGAGAAATCTAACTAAATACGCTCTAGACAAGCTCGCAGAAATAGGCGGTTTAGATGTTTATGGTCCAAACAAGAACGTTGACAGGAGTGGAATAATACCGTTTAACATGGCTGGCCTATCCTCACACGACTTAGCGCTACTACTCGATCAGTTCGGAATAATGGTTCGAAGCGGCCTCCACTGTGCTCAACCATTACACCAGCGCCTAGGTTTAAAAGCATCAGTCAGGGCAAGTTTCTACGTCTACAATACGCGTGAAGAAGTGGATCGCTTCGTTGGAGTCTTGAAAGAGTTATCGGAGGGGTTAAAACGGTAA
- a CDS encoding iron-sulfur cluster assembly scaffold protein, with amino-acid sequence MSRAPLPYSPKVLELFRNPKNLGRMDDADAWAVAGNPMCGDMITFYLKVGEGEVIEKASFESYGCAANIATASILTEMVKGKTLKDAWNISWKQVSEEVGGLPSVKFHCGVLAVGAMRRAIRDYYRRTGSKPDWLPEELTFEERQALEEEELAKRLAKKMGGGSVV; translated from the coding sequence TTGTCGCGTGCGCCGCTTCCCTACAGTCCAAAGGTTTTGGAGCTCTTTAGGAACCCAAAGAACCTTGGAAGGATGGATGACGCGGATGCCTGGGCAGTCGCAGGAAACCCCATGTGCGGGGACATGATAACCTTCTACCTTAAGGTGGGCGAAGGCGAGGTCATTGAGAAAGCTAGCTTCGAAAGCTACGGGTGCGCTGCAAACATCGCAACAGCCAGCATTCTGACCGAAATGGTTAAAGGTAAGACGCTGAAGGACGCCTGGAACATCTCTTGGAAGCAGGTTTCAGAGGAGGTTGGAGGCTTACCCTCAGTCAAGTTCCATTGTGGTGTGCTAGCCGTCGGAGCGATGAGGAGGGCCATAAGGGACTACTATAGGAGGACAGGGAGTAAGCCAGACTGGCTCCCGGAGGAGTTGACCTTCGAGGAAAGGCAGGCCTTAGAGGAGGAAGAGCTGGCTAAGAGGCTCGCCAAAAAAATGGGGGGCGGCAGCGTTGTTTGA
- a CDS encoding cysteine desulfurase family protein codes for MFKNETLIACRETSFRDKVCRELVSGMSGVEELIKAHGELKKEVYLDIENSSWVPDEVLEVMLPYFNKIAYGNPTLTHKPGWEAYDAIWKSAEKVARFIGAKEPEEVNFTPGETEANNLAIMGVSLKQREKGRKILVSEIEPLSVLHVCRMLENYGFITVKVPVDSEGFIDLEKLKEFADREVILASFMAVNNEIGTIEPIREAVEIVKDKSPEAVFHTDASDAYGRVKFDVNRLGVDLATISSYKILGPRGVGALYVRSGVSVEKILEGQFGTQKLWPGVENTPLIVGFAAASDKAFNNFDMNVARMKKLRDKLISGVLSSIDGTLLNGPLGDKRAPDNVNISFLKCEGESLTVELSLKGVYVSSGSACTRRILQPSHVLLAIGRRFEEAHGSILMKVTRYHTDEDIDYVLQSLRESVSRLRMIYGSMGG; via the coding sequence TTGTTTAAAAACGAAACCCTTATAGCTTGTCGTGAAACTAGTTTTAGGGATAAAGTTTGCCGGGAGCTGGTTTCTGGAATGAGCGGCGTTGAGGAGCTCATCAAAGCACATGGTGAGCTCAAGAAAGAGGTCTACCTTGACATAGAAAACTCGAGCTGGGTTCCAGACGAGGTCCTCGAAGTAATGTTACCTTATTTCAACAAAATTGCTTATGGGAACCCAACTCTTACACACAAGCCGGGATGGGAAGCCTACGACGCTATCTGGAAGTCCGCCGAGAAAGTTGCCAGATTCATCGGTGCCAAGGAGCCGGAGGAGGTGAACTTCACCCCAGGCGAGACTGAGGCGAACAACCTCGCTATCATGGGTGTCTCCCTTAAGCAAAGGGAGAAGGGGCGGAAGATACTTGTGTCCGAGATCGAACCCTTAAGTGTCCTCCACGTTTGCCGCATGCTGGAAAACTACGGCTTCATAACAGTGAAAGTTCCAGTTGACAGCGAAGGATTCATCGACCTCGAAAAGTTGAAGGAGTTCGCCGACCGCGAAGTAATTTTAGCTAGCTTCATGGCCGTAAACAACGAAATTGGAACAATTGAGCCAATTAGGGAGGCAGTCGAAATAGTGAAAGACAAGAGCCCTGAGGCAGTCTTTCACACAGACGCTTCCGACGCTTACGGGCGGGTAAAGTTTGATGTAAATCGACTAGGCGTGGACTTAGCGACCATAAGCAGCTACAAAATTCTGGGACCAAGGGGGGTTGGCGCCCTTTACGTTAGAAGCGGCGTCTCCGTCGAGAAAATATTGGAGGGCCAGTTTGGAACGCAGAAGCTGTGGCCTGGCGTCGAAAACACTCCTCTGATTGTTGGTTTCGCAGCGGCTTCGGATAAAGCGTTCAACAACTTCGACATGAACGTCGCGCGGATGAAGAAGCTAAGGGACAAGCTCATAAGTGGAGTTTTGAGCAGCATAGATGGTACCCTTCTGAACGGGCCGCTGGGCGACAAAAGGGCGCCGGACAACGTCAACATAAGCTTCCTCAAATGTGAGGGCGAATCGTTGACCGTGGAGCTTAGTTTAAAGGGAGTTTATGTCTCTAGTGGAAGTGCGTGCACGAGGCGTATACTCCAGCCTAGTCACGTGCTTCTTGCCATTGGGAGGAGGTTTGAGGAGGCTCATGGGAGCATTCTAATGAAGGTTACACGATACCACACCGACGAGGACATAGACTACGTTCTTCAGTCTCTGCGCGAATCTGTGTCCAGGCTTAGAATGATATATGGGAGCATGGGGGGTTAG
- a CDS encoding site-2 protease family protein: MVKIFAAPPFDFDLISSLVASEFAVSDAFLDEEGTPTFILPPDQETKKPFKRLLEKLRLYNLLAVMRYASLDAAYVSLSEGDYPKTEKVIVLKVFPMEERKRRSPLINAALLAVTTLTIMMAGYNFANEFNNSLFLLSLFGLPPMYYYQPPLIHAIYYTLAIYGIIGLHEMAHYFVSKVRGVKATLPYFIPGWPFGTFGALIMQETPVANRDELFDVGISGPLTSLVIAVIATIAGILIAPVIPWPVVYEMERLSREIQVQLLSPLPTPILYELIRGLVPKPVYGVDLLNPLLWASWAGMLIVALNLFPIGQLDGGHCARAVLGMRAHYIASIISAVVMALLGYFPMALLALLLSIRGHPGPLDDVSKVTTSRKIGFIACIILAILCIPPLTFSLF; encoded by the coding sequence GTGGTGAAAATTTTCGCCGCACCCCCATTTGACTTTGACTTGATTTCGAGCCTTGTAGCCTCCGAGTTTGCTGTATCAGACGCATTCCTAGACGAGGAGGGCACGCCGACATTCATCCTTCCCCCAGACCAGGAGACGAAGAAACCCTTCAAACGCCTCCTCGAAAAACTGAGGCTCTACAACCTACTAGCTGTCATGCGCTATGCCAGCTTAGATGCGGCATACGTGAGTCTTTCAGAGGGCGACTATCCGAAAACAGAAAAGGTGATAGTGTTAAAGGTCTTCCCAATGGAGGAGAGGAAGAGGAGGAGCCCCTTGATCAATGCAGCCCTCCTTGCTGTTACAACTTTAACGATAATGATGGCTGGTTACAACTTTGCTAACGAGTTCAACAACAGCCTTTTCCTGCTATCCCTTTTTGGACTTCCCCCAATGTATTACTATCAGCCTCCATTAATTCACGCGATATATTACACACTCGCGATATACGGAATAATAGGACTTCACGAAATGGCACATTACTTTGTGTCCAAGGTAAGGGGAGTAAAGGCCACACTACCATATTTTATACCGGGATGGCCGTTCGGAACCTTTGGTGCTCTCATAATGCAGGAGACGCCAGTCGCAAATAGGGACGAGCTTTTCGACGTGGGTATTAGTGGCCCGCTAACAAGCCTTGTGATAGCAGTCATAGCGACCATAGCTGGAATTTTGATAGCACCCGTGATACCGTGGCCTGTAGTCTATGAGATGGAAAGACTTTCGAGGGAGATTCAGGTTCAATTACTTAGCCCGTTACCAACACCAATCTTGTATGAACTGATTAGAGGACTGGTACCTAAGCCGGTTTACGGTGTGGATTTGCTTAACCCGCTTCTCTGGGCTTCATGGGCCGGCATGTTAATCGTCGCCCTTAACCTCTTTCCGATAGGACAGCTTGACGGGGGGCACTGTGCCCGAGCTGTGCTAGGTATGAGGGCGCATTACATCGCGTCGATAATCTCAGCTGTGGTCATGGCGCTGCTAGGATATTTCCCCATGGCACTATTGGCCCTCCTGCTCTCCATAAGAGGGCACCCTGGACCATTAGACGACGTGTCTAAAGTGACTACTTCAAGGAAGATAGGGTTTATTGCATGCATCATCCTGGCGATACTCTGCATACCGCCACTGACTTTCTCGTTATTCTAA
- the larA gene encoding nickel-dependent lactate racemase, whose translation MAKFALRYGSTEVSVEVPDENFAGVLEVRDVPGCSDPVGEVKRSIRSPIKSPPLHVVLRGKRNVVVVVNDHTRDTRTREILAALLSELEEIGFSRREITIIFGCGTHRKVKDEEAKSILGEDVWSKYEWVSHNCDGDVTFMGETSFGNRVYINSLVAEADAKILTGDITFHYYAGYTGGRKSILPGVSARETILFNHAMMLHPAARSGVLNGNPVHLDMTEAARLAKPDFIVNVVQNTDGKIVQAFSGDLEAAFMEGVRLVDALYKAESEPADIVVVSAGGYPKDIDLYQAHKALDNVLPIVKNGGCVVFLAECREGVGNQVFHEWMKQKLSVEEMERRLKSEFKMGGHKAYYLAKALRKVRIFMMSSLPPEEVEKVFNITPIEDPQEGLRQALEIAGKDAKVKVVPHGAAVLAIKKEEKNLSSH comes from the coding sequence TTGGCGAAGTTCGCTTTGAGGTACGGTTCGACCGAAGTGAGCGTTGAAGTGCCTGACGAGAACTTTGCCGGCGTGCTTGAAGTTAGAGATGTTCCTGGTTGCTCTGACCCGGTAGGTGAAGTTAAGAGGAGCATTAGAAGCCCTATTAAAAGTCCCCCCCTCCACGTGGTGCTAAGAGGTAAACGTAACGTCGTCGTGGTGGTGAACGACCACACAAGGGATACGAGGACGCGTGAGATTCTGGCAGCGCTGCTTAGTGAGCTTGAGGAAATCGGCTTCTCTCGCAGAGAGATAACCATAATCTTTGGTTGCGGCACGCATAGGAAAGTGAAAGATGAAGAGGCCAAGTCGATACTTGGAGAAGACGTGTGGAGCAAATACGAATGGGTTAGCCACAATTGTGACGGTGATGTGACCTTCATGGGAGAGACTTCTTTCGGCAATAGGGTTTACATTAACTCCTTGGTTGCGGAGGCTGACGCGAAGATACTTACAGGAGACATCACTTTCCACTATTATGCAGGGTACACGGGGGGGCGGAAAAGCATACTCCCCGGCGTTTCAGCGCGGGAAACGATACTTTTCAACCACGCCATGATGCTTCACCCAGCCGCTAGGAGCGGCGTCCTTAACGGTAACCCAGTGCACCTTGACATGACAGAAGCAGCTCGCCTAGCGAAGCCAGACTTCATAGTCAACGTAGTGCAGAATACTGACGGTAAGATAGTTCAGGCTTTCAGCGGGGACCTCGAGGCGGCGTTTATGGAGGGTGTACGGCTTGTTGACGCTCTCTACAAAGCCGAGAGCGAGCCGGCCGATATAGTGGTAGTGAGCGCCGGGGGGTATCCGAAGGACATCGACCTCTATCAAGCCCACAAAGCGCTGGACAACGTTCTCCCGATAGTGAAGAATGGAGGATGCGTGGTTTTCCTAGCAGAGTGCAGAGAAGGTGTTGGAAACCAAGTTTTCCACGAGTGGATGAAGCAAAAACTAAGCGTAGAAGAAATGGAGCGGAGGCTCAAAAGCGAGTTCAAAATGGGCGGACACAAAGCATACTACCTGGCGAAAGCCTTACGAAAAGTGAGAATATTCATGATGTCGTCTCTTCCCCCGGAAGAAGTGGAAAAAGTGTTCAACATAACTCCAATAGAAGACCCACAGGAAGGGTTAAGGCAAGCCCTCGAAATTGCTGGAAAAGACGCGAAAGTTAAAGTCGTACCGCATGGAGCAGCTGTGCTCGCAATAAAGAAGGAGGAAAAGAATCTCAGCTCCCACTGA
- a CDS encoding DUF4430 domain-containing protein, whose protein sequence is MNGYKKFTPPFTAEKDIFLGKLTYKQNFPAGENEMAQASVKAVALALTVIVAASFGAAGYLYYQNNAAQQQQRLMLAAILQHDLTHVTVIINYGNGTIESHTVKYTPGMNALQALYEVAEVDGRYYEFDGTPSFYITVINGVREGDREGYFWLYYVKHYFSLSIELPLVGVNKCLLSGGDTVLFVYTNVFPFS, encoded by the coding sequence ATGAATGGCTATAAAAAGTTCACACCACCTTTTACTGCAGAAAAGGATATATTTTTGGGTAAATTAACCTATAAGCAAAACTTCCCAGCTGGGGAGAATGAAATGGCGCAGGCAAGCGTGAAAGCGGTAGCGCTTGCATTAACCGTTATAGTTGCCGCCTCCTTTGGAGCAGCAGGATACTTATACTACCAGAACAACGCAGCTCAGCAACAGCAAAGGCTAATGCTTGCAGCAATACTACAACACGACTTAACCCACGTAACAGTCATAATAAACTACGGAAACGGAACAATAGAGTCACACACAGTAAAATACACACCCGGAATGAATGCATTACAAGCACTATATGAAGTAGCTGAAGTCGACGGAAGATACTACGAGTTTGATGGGACACCGTCATTCTACATAACAGTCATAAATGGTGTTCGAGAAGGCGATAGGGAAGGTTACTTCTGGCTGTACTATGTTAAGCACTACTTCTCCCTCTCCATCGAGCTCCCTCTAGTAGGCGTAAATAAGTGCCTGCTTTCTGGAGGAGACACGGTACTGTTTGTCTATACTAATGTTTTCCCGTTCTCCTAA
- a CDS encoding ECF transporter S component encodes MICPVTVTGCSCMYVVPKSVRASLAGFLTAAAVAGTFALSPLPNVEVITFCAFVAGFLFGWRIGGMVGALSMFIFSAISPYGSGLSYPFLLATQVFGMTVAGLVGGLLKGLLRNFRTTSFWTMYIFGVSGAAVTLLYDVVTTLGFMYPMIPFSEFPAVFAAGIPFTVVHVASNVVLLGIVAPFVIRSVKAMLGEVEPSTAEELRESETEVEESSKG; translated from the coding sequence ATGATTTGTCCTGTTACTGTGACGGGGTGTAGTTGCATGTATGTAGTCCCGAAATCTGTTCGTGCTTCGCTTGCCGGTTTTCTTACTGCTGCAGCTGTGGCTGGAACTTTTGCTCTTTCACCGTTGCCGAACGTGGAGGTTATAACGTTTTGCGCTTTCGTCGCTGGCTTTCTTTTCGGTTGGAGGATCGGAGGTATGGTTGGTGCTTTGTCTATGTTTATTTTCAGCGCTATTTCTCCTTACGGCTCCGGTTTAAGTTACCCCTTTTTGCTTGCAACACAGGTTTTCGGGATGACTGTTGCTGGGCTAGTTGGGGGCCTGCTTAAAGGACTGCTCCGAAACTTCAGAACGACTTCTTTTTGGACGATGTACATTTTTGGTGTGTCTGGAGCCGCGGTAACTTTGTTGTATGATGTTGTCACAACGCTGGGTTTCATGTATCCCATGATTCCCTTCTCTGAGTTCCCCGCTGTTTTCGCTGCCGGTATTCCATTCACGGTCGTCCACGTGGCGAGTAACGTCGTTCTCTTAGGTATTGTAGCGCCTTTCGTTATAAGGTCTGTCAAGGCTATGCTTGGAGAAGTTGAGCCTAGTACTGCAGAGGAGCTTCGTGAAAGTGAAACAGAAGTAGAGGAGTCCTCTAAAGGGTAG
- a CDS encoding 4Fe-4S binding protein, translated as MPFNYPQLKHPQRCNKCAACMKACSVQAITKIEPFEVDISKCAKKKECFTCAMACKTGALVIVSGD; from the coding sequence TTGCCATTCAACTACCCGCAGCTAAAACACCCCCAACGCTGCAACAAATGTGCTGCTTGCATGAAGGCATGCTCCGTGCAGGCAATAACTAAGATAGAACCCTTCGAGGTTGACATCTCTAAGTGTGCTAAAAAGAAGGAATGTTTCACTTGCGCCATGGCGTGCAAAACTGGAGCGCTAGTAATAGTGTCAGGGGATTGA
- a CDS encoding metalloregulator ArsR/SmtB family transcription factor — protein sequence MEKEELLIKKNVMLLKSLADETRLKILKLVEEGEKCQYEIVPFIGKSQSTVSQHLQTLVVSGILECRKEGQRMFYRLKDERVRKLLELTNSITRDQLMELSKLAKAIES from the coding sequence TTGGAGAAAGAAGAACTTCTAATAAAGAAGAACGTCATGCTTCTGAAATCTCTAGCGGACGAGACGAGGCTGAAGATACTAAAGCTTGTCGAAGAGGGCGAAAAATGCCAATACGAGATAGTTCCATTCATAGGTAAGTCGCAGTCCACGGTCTCCCAGCACCTTCAAACGCTAGTTGTTTCCGGCATCCTTGAGTGCAGGAAGGAGGGGCAAAGAATGTTCTACAGGCTGAAAGATGAGCGTGTAAGAAAACTATTAGAACTAACTAACAGTATCACTCGAGACCAACTCATGGAACTGTCAAAGCTAGCGAAAGCAATAGAAAGTTAA
- a CDS encoding DsrH/TusB family sulfur metabolism protein produces MIVVLDPPSSDRARKIMGLLEELAGLGTEVSVYFLGDGVYWGIKGCLDRFANSRAEFFVEEGDLEARGIQREILSERVNIVSEIVERLVYEIMERAERVISV; encoded by the coding sequence GTGATCGTTGTTCTCGATCCTCCCAGCTCGGACAGAGCGAGGAAGATAATGGGGCTACTAGAGGAGCTAGCTGGGCTCGGAACTGAAGTTTCAGTCTATTTTTTAGGGGACGGTGTCTATTGGGGGATAAAGGGATGCCTCGACAGGTTTGCCAACTCTAGAGCTGAATTTTTCGTAGAAGAAGGCGATCTTGAGGCGAGAGGTATTCAGAGGGAGATTCTTTCGGAGAGAGTTAACATTGTCTCAGAGATAGTTGAAAGGCTTGTTTATGAAATTATGGAAAGGGCGGAGAGAGTCATAAGTGTTTAA
- a CDS encoding DsrE family protein, translated as MRKTLTIILYRGPYASQRVDVGLAIAEKALEKGYGVNIFLYMDAVHAPKKGQMPRYFPNVGEKLRALAEKGARIRACSRCAAARGYVEEDAKDGVYPTSQYVDGVAIVNLRELGDWIKLSDKVIVI; from the coding sequence TTGAGGAAAACGTTGACGATAATTCTGTATCGCGGGCCTTATGCGTCCCAAAGGGTTGATGTGGGGTTGGCTATCGCAGAGAAGGCACTTGAGAAGGGATACGGTGTCAACATTTTCCTTTACATGGACGCTGTGCATGCCCCTAAAAAGGGGCAGATGCCAAGGTATTTTCCTAACGTAGGTGAGAAGCTTCGTGCCTTAGCAGAGAAGGGTGCGAGAATTAGGGCGTGCTCTCGGTGCGCGGCCGCCAGAGGGTATGTAGAGGAAGACGCTAAGGATGGCGTTTACCCGACAAGCCAATATGTTGATGGAGTGGCTATAGTTAATCTGCGTGAGTTGGGGGACTGGATTAAGTTAAGCGATAAGGTGATAGTGATCTAG
- a CDS encoding DsrE family protein, which yields MVIGFKSVVLVITKPPYGSEDCFSGLYVAVACLNSNLKCSVIFLGDGVYATLAHQNTEKLSVPSVEDVIYALLPEAKLYVHRNSLLERGIPESKVVKGIELIDDAKTAELLLSEGECIITF from the coding sequence GTGGTGATTGGGTTCAAGAGTGTAGTGCTGGTCATTACGAAGCCGCCTTACGGCTCGGAGGATTGCTTCAGCGGACTCTACGTAGCGGTTGCATGCCTTAACAGTAATCTGAAGTGTAGCGTGATTTTCCTGGGTGATGGAGTGTACGCAACTCTCGCTCATCAGAATACTGAGAAACTCTCTGTGCCGAGCGTCGAAGACGTCATCTACGCTTTGCTCCCCGAGGCGAAGCTTTACGTTCACAGGAATTCTCTGCTTGAAAGAGGAATACCCGAATCAAAAGTAGTGAAGGGTATAGAGTTAATTGACGACGCAAAGACAGCGGAACTACTATTAAGTGAGGGGGAGTGTATAATAACGTTTTAG